Genomic window (Sebastes umbrosus isolate fSebUmb1 chromosome 21, fSebUmb1.pri, whole genome shotgun sequence):
GTATGatcccttgtgtgtgtgtgtaggcattGAAGGTGTGGTGGAGGCCTACAGGGTGTGTCTGCCCCAGGTCAAACTCTACGGTCCCACCAACTTCTCCCCTATCATCAACCATGTAGCCTGCTTTGCCAAGCAAGCTCTCCAGCAGACCACTGCATCAGTGAGTATTTATGTGTTCAGCCATTACCAGTAATATGATTGTTGGCTCTCATAGCCAGGCTCACAGCCCTGCTTGCGCATAGATGTATTATAACTCCATATTTAACAGAACAATTAGTTCTCTCTCCAACCATGAATGATTTACAAAGAAAGACGGTTTGCACTCCCTCCAGTTCATCAGTATGAGTCTTTTGGCTGGAACAGTCCTGTGTCAAAAGTTCATTTTTACCCTTGCAATGCCACTGCGTGTTGCACAAGTTGTTTTCACTAGCAGTAAACATTTATGTGTGCCACATTGGGCAGGATGGGAAAGAAAGCCTTTCCATACTCATTTCCTAATTAGCTGTGCATCATTTTCACAATGGAGCAGGATTATTTGATAATAGCTTGATCCAGAGCAACAGGAGGTTTAGGATAATAGCACAGTGATTACATTTTCAAGCTATTAACAGATGCCAGACtcaaatgattacatttgtaTTCCTAGGAAAGGCTCTACCTTGAGTTGTCTGCTTGACAATAGCTAGATATATGTggatacttattattatttgtaaattTCAGGTATAATAACATCATAATAACTTAAGAGTGGTAAGTAATGCCAGTGTTGCATTCCATGCGTCTCATTGCTCTAATTGCAGGTGAATAACACCCATTGACCAAGGTCACATTAAAGTACCATGGGCTCGTGGCTACGACTTTTTCAAGGCCCTCCCCCACTCCCCCAAGCACCATCACTACTCAACTATTTCCCCATCCAACCTGCACAAACATCAGCCTTGCTTAATTTGCATACAATAATGTATCAACAATCACTCATGACTGCTGTTTCATTTTATGACTGTTGCGGCACCAAATACAAGTCATGCATATACAATACAGAAATTGCATCTCCAAAAAGTACAGTAGGGCAATATCCATCCCTCTTGGacgcagagagggagagagaatctATGTTACCAGTGTCAAAGTAGAAACTCCTCTTTACGAGCGTCAGTCGCCTCTCACCCTTATGTCAGTCGGTAAGAGAGACCGATCTCAATTAGATATACAGCTTTTCTCCTGGCAGGTTTTgttggagtaaaaaaaacaaaacactgccgTTGCGTCTTTACACGTGGGGCATCCCATTGTGCTCCCGATAGCACAGAGCCCTCTGTCCCGTTCACGTTCAGTTAGGAGAACCACACAAAGTCGAgcatgacttatttttttctccctgtgaattttattttatttacgtCATCAGGCTCTGGGGCTTGAGCCCCGGTAAGCCTGTGCACCAGCAGCTAATTATAAATGAAGCTaaagctgtataaataaatacatttggaaTTGATTTGAAATCTAGTACACCTTGATCATGTCAGACTACAAGTAGGAAGCATCTTTATCAAAACTTGCAAACAGTTCAGccttttagattagattagattgcTTATCAGCCACACGACCCAAGGCCAGTGGAATTAGTTTTTGATACAGTATGTTATTCTCCGCAGACAGATACATAATGTGTGTTCTGAAGAATTTAAAGGAGTCAGTGGTGGCGACGGGGTCTCCATTTATCTGTATGTGTAGTGATAATTGATCTACTACCTCTGTTGTTGCTGTCTTCCCGCAGCAATACTATGTTCTGCTGATCATCACCGACGGTGTGATCACAGACATGGACGATACACGCAGTGCCATCGTCAACGCCTCTCGTCTGCCCATGTCGATCATCATTGTCGGTGTAGGGGGGGCGGACTTCGATGCCATGGAGTTCCTGGATGGAGACGATGGACGTTTGCGCTCACAGACTGGCGAGGCTGCCATGCGGGACATCGTCCAGTTTGTGCCATACAGGCAGTTCCAAAATGTAAGTCACAGTGAAAACACtggacacatttttatattagtGATTGCtttcagatatgtgaatggggTTGGGTTTGATTTCAGCTGATTTTTTTAATAAgccaactaatttctttaaaaatcgcatgcatttcaaacttttttctaaGCATTTCACCGCATCATTTTTGGTTTAACTGGCTTCAAAATTCCAAATCCAAACATAGAATAGTAGTGTCCCCATCCAATGCCAGTATACGTGCCTAAACCAAGGGATTCCCAGCCCATCCTTAACCTGGATCTTACTTAGCTTACTTTTGTGCCTTGTGTATTTATCTCTTTTCAGGCGCCCAGCCAGGCTCTTGCCCAAAGCGTATTGGCCGAGTTACCTCAGCAAgtggcctccttcttcagtttATTTAAACTGAAGCCTCCTCACGATCCCAATCCTTCATAGGGGTACCCCAAATATTTCAGTCATAAACCCCTCCACCACCTTAGCCTTTGCTTGGCCTACTGCATGAATCATCACATTCAGTGATTGCAATCCTCATTTGCTGTGCTCCTTCCAACTTTTCCAACTCTGTTTTGCTAAAGATCATCATCAGTTCTGAGTGAGAGAGAGCGTACAATAAATTATGTTGTACCATCTGTCTGAAGAGCTCAAGCACTGGTGATCGATCTCAGAAACATAATCTTGTTTACATTAAGGGAAAACTCCTCTCTAGATCACTAAAACAAATCAGTCGGTGATACaattttcagttttagtttcTAATTGCAATCTAGCCAAATGTAATATAGACAATATAATGTCAAGATATTTGCAGCACAGCCACAGGCTGGTTTGTAAATGGAATGTGGTATGCCCACAATGAGCACAAGCTCAACAGCCGTTTGTGCAGGTGCATCTATTGATCTGCAGTCATAGTCAACAGTCAACCATTGGTCAACAATCTGTCATCACCGCTTGAATCTTCATCTTATTTCCAAGATAAATCGTGTTGAAGCTAGACAAAACTAAGAGGAAATGACAAATCAATATTGCTGCTATAATTGCCATAGCTGTCACTATTGTTGCTTGCTCCCATCTATAAATACAACAAGTACAAGCAGCTCCTCTGGAGGCTGCCAGaaagagtgaaagaaaaaaatggcgTCACAAAATAATTccagaaataaagtgaaaagtGAAGATTGTTGAAATATAAAAGGGTGGAATTTTCCTTTCGAACTGTCTTCATCTGCATGGCTTTTCTACTTCTCATTCATGCTCCCTTCATTTAATTAAATCAGTGGTGAAATCtgttttgtacttttttaacTCTTCTTTCGCACTTCAGGCTCCTCGAGAAGCATTGGCAAAGAGTGTGTTGGCAGAAGTACCGAGTCAGCTGGTGGACTTTTTCACTACCATGAAGCTGAGTCCACCCAATCCTGCAGCAAACCCTGCAGCAAACCCTGCTGCAAACCCTGCACCAGTCCCTGCAGGGACCATCTGATACTACAAGGAAGAAACCAGACATCCGCCAATCTCATCTCCTGCAGATATAAAACAGATCCCAGCTTCTCCTCACCACGCAGTTAGACAAATGTCCTTCTTATATTTTTCTAAATAACCCTTTTTTTCACCACTATATGCACCTTAGGCAAAGACAACcaacccacccacacacacacaatacatcaTACATAAGCACTCCACAGTATTGACCAACCTATGTTTTTTAAGTGTCAAAATAGACCTAGCTTATCTTAGATATTAACATACATGTGTGTTACTTTTAGCTGTTGTTCAGTGCCACTGCAacttaaaaatagaaaacatacaTAATCATTCCATCATTTTTGAAAGATTAAGTTAATGGGCAGGGAATTGCACTTTTAAAAATTGTCTTTTAAAAAGCATTCAGGATTGTTTCTGTAGTACTCACTGAAACAGGAACACTGCACTGGGTATAAATCGTCCTGCTGCTGGTTTTTAATGCATCATAAGAGTGTGCAGTTTATTTTTATGCCTGTTCGATGGCTCCAGCATCAAGTTACAATAGTATTGTAAAATGCTTTTACACACCAAGATAATGAAGAGGATCTGGTGGGACTAAATATATCACATAAGTTAGTGGACCCCCTCCATCCCAGTATATTTGTAGTATGTATGATGTTTACATCCTCAGCGAAATAGCCGCAGCACTACTAGTAGCATAATTATGTGCATATAGCCAAGTAGCTTTGTAGTTGCTGCTGTTTTGGCATATAAAGAATATGTTTGCATTAATGTTAACTGACGCACATGCTTCCCTATGCAATCATCTATAATAACGTTTTACTTCATATAATGCAAAACTCTGTGTGTGGGTCATAAACCTGTgtaaacccaaagatattcataCCTAAAGAATGAATCTGAAATATTGTAGTAAGTAGTCTCATCGTATATTTGGTTGTATTGTGCCATTTGGTTTTGCCAGTCTCATTACTCGTGTGTACATTTACTGTGGTCTACCATTGTGCCAGTTACTTTTGGTTACTCTGCCTTCCAGATTTACATTAGCAAAGACATCGTTGGGTAGTTCCCTGGACAAGGACTAACAAGTCCTAGACTAAGGAAGTTTATTTTCCAATGATATAGCCATTGACTTTTGATTTAGTCTAGGTTTCATCTCTGTTTGTAAAACGGATCTCATATATATATCAGTATTAAACATGTTGTCACTGTAGAACCTAGGTACAGTGCTGCTTATTGAAATCTATGCATGTTTAGCTTTATAGAGTTGTAAGCAGTAAAACATGCATCTGATGTATCAGCTTTAGTGCTCTAATAGAAATGGGTAATGTGCCTTAGTGTtaacattgtgacaaagtgcatCAACATTGCCAATAAAGCAACTCTTACTTGATACAAATtgaatttatcatttatttaacacCTTTTCAGCAAGTCTACAGCCCTTTGTATATTATACAGTCATATTATACGGTTATTCAACAGTGTGTACTTACAGAAATTACCTAAAAATAAATTCacttctttgtggtcattaggaCAACTGCAGCATATGAATATACATAAGATACAATATTCGCATACATTGTATCTTATGTATATTCATATGCTGCAGTTGTCCCAATTTGggtgtttgatttatttgataatgTGACATTGTAGAAAGCTGTTGACCAAATCATTACTGAATGAGGTGATACATTGATGATATGATTAAACTAGATATTATCTGTGATATCATCAACACATGTTCACATTTGTTGTATTATATCCCTTATTACCATATTTAATGTAGCTagcatctttttctctttcaaatGCATAAGCTTGTGGCCTTTTTGACGTAGCTCTTACTCCAGTTTGAGTATTCAGCCAGGTGGAATTTCCTCTTCAATTAGGCAagatttcagcaaaaaaaaataatcacaaccaAAGATCTAAATTTTCACATGATTTAAGTATATATTAAGATAGTAATTAACATCTTAATATATCAATGGATATCTTTTCCTAGTCTAAAAGGCTGTAACATAACAATGTTCCCATGACCAGGATTGcctttactcattttactattATATCAACTTTACTCATTGTATAGTTCTTTTGCCATAATTTTCCAAACCTCATATGCAAATTAGAGCCATTTATGCCAGTGACCACAGTCAAACACTTTATTGTGTAAAAGAGTGCAAAGACACAGTTTGTTCATTGATATCGTTGTCGACAATATACAGAAGTGACAGTAGTGACATCACATCAGTACCTGGAGACTATTCATCTCAACCTAATCACCTGTACTCAGGCacttttaagttgtttttttaatataaaaataggctATTCTCTTCATCAAGTTGTCAATAAGATTACATTTTCTTCCTAATAAAATaagcttttaaatgtatttacttctGTTCACTCAGTAAATCCAGTGTACAGCTCATCAGAATAGATTATCTGATATATACCGGTATGTGTGTTCTAAATACTGAAGACTAAGAGTCAGCCTACCAGCCCTACTTGCATCAACTCTTGTGTAGATGAATGCACCTCAGAGCTACAAACCAACTATGAACTACATCAACTCTTGCTGATTAGCAAGGCTTTAACATTCGCCACTTCCTCTTTTGGTGTAGAAGTCCTACACTTACTGCTACCTTGGCAAAAGTAACCAGTGATAATTATTTTTCGGAGCGTCGGAGGGTTTCTAGCAGCTCAGCTGGCTGTGCTTGTATGTCAAGCAAGTACTACTACAACCACAGGTTAGAAATGACTGAAGGTGGAGCCCGATGCTTGTTTGGTTACATGCGGTGGATATTGTCGTGATCCATGAACTGTTTGAGGTTCTGCAGGTTGTCCCACCACTGGAAGAGGAAGGTCTCTGCGATGAGGCTGAACCAGGGTGTGATCTCCAGTTCTTTGCGCTTGCCCTTCTCTAACAtctccctcagctcctccttGCTGACGTAGCAGTGGCTTTTGATTTCATTGGGGTCTGGACTCAACTCCACGTTCTTCGGAGAGacataaaaaaagatgttaTTGTCCATAATGTAAGGCTAATGTAACTCAACTCTTAAGTCCAAAAGACACTACAACGCTACCTTCTGCATGAAGAGGATGTAGTCAATCTCATGTTCTCCCCACACACCGTCTGACTGAGCCTTGTAGTGGATCCTTGTTAGGTACGTCATTTCATCTGGTGTCACCTGAGGAGCAACAGGAACACAGAGGAGATCAGACGCAAAGAAAGATTCTCCACAATCCTCAATAATCCTCTTCCATTAAATGCAGAAGCCAGGACTTTCAACACACACGCAGCATACCTGTTCCATGGGGATACCCAGTTCAGCTTCGAGTCTCCTCTGAGCAGCTCTCCTCACTCCTATTACGTCCTTCTCCTCCAGCTCACTGTCTGTGTGTAAAGGGTGGCTGCAGCATGTGTTTGTGAAACagcctgtacacacacagacacgagATGGTTAAACACATGCCTACCATTAATGTTTAGTTATCTTGTTATAATACATGTGACACAATGTGTATCCCAATGGATCACAGGAGTTTTTTGGATAATGGTTGAACTGAGGGGTTTAAGGATTTGTCACCGACCTGGAAAAGTGATTTTGGCATCAGACCTCTGTTGTAAGAGCAGCTTCTCTTCACTGTTGAAAATGAACACGCTGAAAGCTCTGTGTAATAAACCTggtaaaacaaacaatttaacGTAAGTACAAATCTGTGATAAAAAGATATGTACTCGAAGCAAGACAGGTGTGTGCATTTTAACATGACAGACACATACCTTTGTCAATGTTGGAGTTGAGGTGGCAGTTTTTCTTGGTGTCCGCTCCAATCTTGCGGTCGTTCTCGTCGATCAGGATGCACATCTCGGCGAGCAGCTGCACCTGCTTCTCGTCCAGGTGATCTGTGGTTATCTCGGGCATCCTGACTGCAGACTGTAGGTGTCTCACCTCACTGCATGGcacacaggaggaggagcaggcagACAACAGTTAACAATCTAGTCAGTATTCACATCAAAACAGGAGTTGTGCACTTTTAATATGACAGTCTGAACACAGTAGGTAAtgtttgaccaaaaaaaaaaatcatattgcTACTAGCTTTTTCTGAAGCTTTCAAGTTTGTAGTGGATGGAGAGCAAACTCACCTGCTGAGGAAGATGTGGTTAAAAGCTCtagaaaaagctagtaagtggactttgagttttttttccaagttcaagaatgaactttcacacTTAGGTAGGGAGTACATTTTACAAACTAACATACTCATACAGtaaatgtgaaatatatttcaTGGTGTGTTGTGCTTCCCCTGAACACATTTCCTTCAGTTTTAAATAAGGTCTGCAACTTTAAATAGAATTGAATAATCTGTCTATTATCAACACATTTAAATGAACATTACAACAATCTGGGGGAAAAAGCAATATATCAAGTTCCCAGTGCCCAAAGGGAGGTCTGCAAATTGCTGGATTTGTCTGACAAAAAGATGTAAATgtacaataatacaaaatgcAACAGGAGCAAATAGtcccatttgagaagctggtttatttgtttaatgaaggacataaacaattaaaaatgattttgcaCCACTGCTGATCAGTTATTTGACTAATACTGTAGTTCCACTGCTAGTTTTTGATGAAGTATTCCAGCTGCTGCCATAGCCTTTATGGCCACAGAGTttacaaaatgttaaataatataACAGTAAATGCAGCTTGCTTTAGTTGGTGTAGGCCGAATTGAAGAGACTACAGGCAGGCTTTGAGCTGCTATTTTGAAAGAGTGTACTTCAACCAACACGCAAAGCCACATGAAAATCAAGACTTTTTTAAGTGGAGTTTTGCctgactttctttctcgtatGAGACGACAGGCTTCAGTAGAGCTATGAATAGCACAAACACCATCTCTGAGCTCAGGGTCAACAGGCTTATCTCTGGCTGTGCTTTCTTTAAACTCAAACCATGAAGTGGTTGCAGAAAGCCCCTCGCTTACCTTGATATAGCTCTGTAGCAGAAGGTGAAAGGTGTGCAGGTAGGTCGGTGTCGTAGTGCAGCAGCTCTAGCAGCGACAGGTATGTTTGATTTCAGCACAGCGGCTCCGTCGCAGGATAGCACGCGGAGCACCGCCCACACAGCCCGCACCATCGCCTGACCAACACAGAACACCAATCACAAGGTATGGAGGAGTGGGCGGAGGGAAAGACTGGAGTGAAGTTCACCCAGTGAGGATCGATAGGCTGCTGGAGTCGCACCAGCAGGATGAACATTAACATGAAAGCCCATAAAGTTTGAGTCTGCTATAATAACCCATTAAACCCTCATACACACTTAGCCTACACTTTACTGCACAGTTTAGAGCTGTAACTCATTATTTTTCActcaattcaatatgctttattggcatgactgtcaggtgaacaatattgccaaagcgtcaattcaattaCTAATTattcaaattacaatatatagatatttaaaaagaacatgcatgtaaatggaagagaaaacaataaagaagtaaagtaaaggataaatgtaaaaaacaacaaaaaacaactaacaATGAAGtggaggagtaaataaaaggcagagtgttatgtgttgttgtggttgtctcttaggaTGTGACTCTCACTGCGATCTATAAAACGCAGAGTACCAAGTGTAATCttaaaacaagatatttttttgcttgatacatttaatcaattatcagaaTTGTTGATTCAATGTTTTGTCTATTAATTGTTACATACAACTAGATTAATTTCTAACAAAGCCATCTTAGTGCactttagactaagctactggagttaccctgcactatattcacttttaacggTCTATTCTCCACTATactaatttttaacagtctcttctgcactatattcacttttaacggTCTCTTCtccactatactcatttttaacagtctcttctgcactatattcacttttaacggTCTCTTCTCCACTATactaatttttaacagtctcttctgcactatactcacttttaacagtctctcctgcactatactcacttttaacagtctcttctgcactatactcatttttaacagtctctcctgcactatactcacttttaacagtctcttctgcactatattcacttttttaatagtcgtgtatcacagctgttacactgcactatattcagttttaacagttttcttcatctccttgtatttttatatctggtatatatatatatttttttgtactttgcactactaacttttgtactgcctttttactaacatgttttgcactacggaactgtgatgctggaaacttgaatttccctctggatcaataaagttactatctatctatctatcttcattttttttttacataatgtgtcaaaagtaaaactacacAATGCAGTAAAATGCCCCCTGTGAGTGTTATACTATTGTATATTATAGCATTATTAGCTATcactgatgcattaacatgAAAACATGCAGTGGAATATTGTAGTCCCGTTCCAGTGAGATCCACTCCGTGTTTTCCTCCAGACCCTGCTAGTCAACACGCCATCAGACCAGCTCCACCGCTGCACCAGAGGCCTCTGACTACTCAACATAAGTATGCATTATCTGCTACACATACAACCTACAGAGAAACCGATAACACGTTAAATTACTTACAAAACAATGTTCCTGTTTCAGGTAGATAAACCTCGTGTTTAACGTATCTTAACGACGCTATTTTAGAGGTGAATACTGTAATACTGTGCTGCTGTGTTCGACCGCCTTAGCTTTACCTCCCTACTGCTGACGTCACGGTGTTTTCATTGGCTGCGTCAGCGTCGGCGTGACAGCCCATTGGCTGACAGAGTGCAAACACAAACCTCGTGATACGGAAGTGGGTGAATACAGTGAAAAtacgtgatgtgtcacaattTGGATAAATATTGTGATACTTGTCAAACTATAAGGTGTCATTACCGTCCACTGACAGAGCTTATACCTCCACAACATGTTGAACATTACTAAGTGACATGTTTAACGCTAGCTACTTCATTTCATATCAAGTTATGTGGTCTAAAAACACCTCCATGCTGTGGTTTCGCTAGCTAATGTCGTCGCTACACTTCCGTGGTAGCTAAGAATGAACTGTGTGAAGCAGTCTGACAGCGGTGAGTGTCTTCTGTTGTTTCCTATATGTCAGATATCACAAGCCATGAAAGCAACGTCGAATATTATTTGTGCAAGTGTAATTTACCCTGTTACATTGCTATGGGCAGTTAttggacaaaggaggacggtctgcaggacagataataatgcacacagtgcacctTCATAGACTGAGCtgctggagttaccctgcactatattcacttttaacagtctcttctgcactatagtcacttttaacagtctcttctgcactatagtcacttttaacagtctcttctgcactatactcacttttaacagtctcttctgtactatattcacttttaacagtctcttctgtactatactcattttaacagtctcttctgcactatattcacttttaacagtctcttctgcactatattcacttttaacagtctcttctgcactatattcacttttaacagtctcttctgtactatactcattttaacagtctcttctgcactatattcacttttaacagtctcttctgcactatattcacttttaacagtctcttctgtactatactcacttttaacagtctcttctgcactatactcacttttaagtctcttctgcactatactcacttttaagtctcttctgcactatactcatttttaacagtctcttctgtactatactcatttttaacagtctcttctgcactatattcacttttaacagtctcttctgcactatactcacttttaacagtctcttctgtactatactcatttttaacagtctcttctgtactatactcattttaacagtctcttctgcactatactcacttttaacagtctcttctgcactatactcacttttaacagtctcttctgtactatactcacttttaacagtctcttctgcactatactcacttttaacagtctcttctgcactatactcacttttaacagtctcttctgtactatactcattttaacagtctcttctgcactatactcatttttaacagtctcttctgtactatactcacttttaacagtctcttctgcactatactcacttttaacagtctcttctgcactatactcacttttaacagtctcttctgtactatactcattttaacagtctcttctgtactatactcattttaacagtctcttctgcactatactcacttttaacagtctcttctgtactatactcattttaacagtctcttctgtactatactcattttaacagtctcttctgcactatattcacttttaacagtctcttctgtactatactcatttataacagtctcttctgcactatactcacttttaacagtctcttctgcactatactcacttttaagtctcttctgcactatactcacttttaacagtctcttctgtactatactcatttttaacagtctcttctgcactatattcacttttaacagtctcttctgcactatactcatttttaacagtctcttctgcactatactcacttttaagtctcttctgcactatactcatttttaacagtctcttctgcactatattcacgtttttaatagtcgtgtatcacagctgctactctgcactatattcagttttaacagttttcttcatctccttgtatttttatatctggtatattttctttgtactttgcactaataacttttttttactgcctttttactaacgaGTTTTGCACTAtgaaactgtgatgctg
Coding sequences:
- the idi1 gene encoding isopentenyl-diphosphate Delta-isomerase 1 yields the protein MVRAVWAVLRVLSCDGAAVLKSNIPVAARAAALRHRPTCTPFTFCYRAISSEVRHLQSAVRMPEITTDHLDEKQVQLLAEMCILIDENDRKIGADTKKNCHLNSNIDKGLLHRAFSVFIFNSEEKLLLQQRSDAKITFPGCFTNTCCSHPLHTDSELEEKDVIGVRRAAQRRLEAELGIPMEQVTPDEMTYLTRIHYKAQSDGVWGEHEIDYILFMQKNVELSPDPNEIKSHCYVSKEELREMLEKGKRKELEITPWFSLIAETFLFQWWDNLQNLKQFMDHDNIHRM